One window of the Nitrospira sp. genome contains the following:
- a CDS encoding DUF3488 and transglutaminase-like domain-containing protein, with the protein MPFNQALRLSSVLLAAAAFIGLALGTNLPEWLLLLTGVSLIVTLLRALDVDRLRHVLARIRLSTTAWNVLTVMAFAGFWVDLAWISADLLAAGVHFLMILMVVKLFNLDQRRDYLHLYAISLMAILGSAASTTDLWYLPVFLAYLLMGVWTLLLYQLTKEADPGHNMPSLSEGVAITPRGRQQITSELFWLANGLAVGALCLTVLIFFTIPRVSAGFGQKGSGEGLRTSGFSETVDLGMIGPIKRDPGIVMRVELPDRTGLQSDRFYLRGMAYDRYDGKSWTTRLSHRRALAESPAGTFTVRHGSSRSPRPLGQFIRQTILLEALDTAVLFAAPYPESVSGQFLAIQSDPTGAIYLPFPTSSRIEYTVHSRPATVVPADLQFQPALYTEVFSQHFLQLPESSERVEALAREITGSKTSAYEKAQAIEAYLSRNYRYSLDISPVKQTRPLEEFLFERKTGYCEHYATAMVVLLRNVGVPARLVTGFLATEWNEYGNYYLVRQRDAHAWVEVHLPNSGWVTMDPTPAVSEPVGDSQWFAASRVIDTLRLRWNRFFVQYNAADQLAVVRGLKEGTTVVRDRAWSSVSSFLAPVGDLAGQLLSRVAEGNVRLMVGFLSFVVLGLGLAIWLVQRKPWSRWRSSNTRPGHHAVISQIYRNVLKQIARYGIVKAEHTTPREFSLVVGNQWAAAAESVSMITELYCRGRFGKAILTQQEIDLAYHSLRQLALLDPPSK; encoded by the coding sequence ATGCCGTTTAATCAGGCGTTGCGCTTGTCTTCCGTGTTGCTTGCCGCAGCCGCGTTTATCGGACTGGCGCTTGGGACGAATTTGCCCGAATGGTTGCTGCTCCTCACCGGTGTGTCTCTGATCGTCACCCTCCTTCGCGCCCTTGATGTGGATCGCCTTCGCCACGTGCTTGCCCGAATACGACTGTCGACTACCGCGTGGAATGTTCTGACTGTGATGGCATTCGCCGGGTTTTGGGTGGATTTGGCATGGATTTCCGCCGACCTTCTTGCTGCCGGCGTGCACTTTCTCATGATTCTGATGGTCGTCAAGCTCTTCAACTTGGATCAGCGGCGAGACTACCTTCATCTCTATGCCATCAGTCTCATGGCGATTCTGGGGTCCGCCGCCTCGACGACAGACCTCTGGTACCTGCCGGTCTTTCTTGCGTACCTCCTGATGGGTGTCTGGACGCTGTTGCTCTACCAGCTCACTAAGGAAGCCGATCCGGGGCATAATATGCCGAGTCTGTCAGAGGGGGTGGCGATCACTCCCAGAGGACGGCAGCAGATCACCTCTGAGTTATTCTGGCTGGCAAACGGCCTCGCCGTCGGTGCTTTGTGTCTTACTGTGCTGATCTTCTTTACGATTCCCCGTGTGAGTGCCGGGTTTGGTCAAAAAGGGTCTGGGGAAGGCCTCCGTACCTCGGGGTTCTCTGAAACCGTCGACCTTGGCATGATCGGTCCCATTAAGCGGGATCCAGGAATTGTGATGCGGGTAGAGCTTCCGGACCGAACGGGGCTGCAGTCCGACCGCTTCTATTTGCGGGGGATGGCATATGACCGATACGATGGCAAGTCGTGGACCACTCGCCTGTCGCATCGCCGGGCGTTGGCTGAATCGCCGGCCGGAACATTTACGGTTCGGCATGGCTCTTCGCGTTCGCCCCGTCCGCTCGGTCAGTTCATTCGCCAAACTATTCTGCTCGAAGCGCTCGATACGGCCGTGCTCTTTGCTGCCCCCTATCCTGAATCCGTCAGCGGACAATTTCTCGCGATACAGTCCGATCCGACCGGCGCCATCTATCTCCCGTTTCCGACCTCGTCGCGTATCGAGTATACCGTGCATTCTCGGCCCGCAACGGTTGTGCCCGCCGATCTTCAATTTCAGCCCGCCCTGTACACGGAGGTGTTCTCGCAACATTTTTTACAACTTCCTGAATCGTCCGAACGTGTTGAGGCATTGGCTCGAGAGATCACGGGATCAAAAACCAGCGCGTATGAGAAGGCTCAGGCGATTGAGGCGTATCTCTCCAGAAATTATCGATACAGCCTCGACATTTCTCCCGTTAAGCAAACGCGTCCGCTCGAAGAGTTTCTGTTTGAACGGAAAACCGGATACTGCGAACATTATGCGACGGCCATGGTCGTGCTGTTGCGTAACGTGGGAGTCCCTGCACGGCTGGTCACGGGATTTCTTGCGACTGAGTGGAACGAGTACGGCAACTACTATCTGGTACGGCAGCGGGACGCCCATGCGTGGGTAGAGGTCCATCTACCCAATTCCGGCTGGGTCACAATGGATCCCACTCCGGCCGTCAGCGAGCCTGTCGGAGATTCACAGTGGTTTGCCGCGAGCCGGGTGATCGATACGCTCCGCCTGCGTTGGAACCGCTTCTTTGTGCAGTACAACGCGGCCGATCAGTTGGCTGTGGTGCGGGGTCTCAAGGAAGGGACGACAGTCGTCCGCGATCGAGCCTGGAGCTCGGTGTCTTCTTTTTTGGCGCCGGTCGGAGACCTTGCAGGGCAGCTTCTCAGTCGCGTCGCCGAAGGAAACGTGCGCCTCATGGTAGGATTTCTGAGTTTTGTCGTACTCGGGCTGGGGTTGGCGATATGGCTGGTGCAGCGAAAACCTTGGAGCCGGTGGAGGTCCTCCAATACGAGGCCTGGCCATCATGCCGTCATTTCGCAGATCTATCGTAATGTCCTGAAGCAGATTGCCCGCTACGGTATCGTAAAGGCGGAGCATACGACTCCAAGAGAATTCTCGCTAGTCGTTGGGAATCAATGGGCAGCCGCAGCTGAATCTGTGTCGATGATTACGGAGTTGTATTGCCGAGGTCGATTCGGGAAGGCGATTCTAACCCAGCAAGAAATCGATTTGGCCTATCACAGCTTGAGGCAGCTGGCGCTCCTCGACCCTCCATCAAAATAG
- a CDS encoding pyridoxal-phosphate dependent enzyme, which translates to MGVEVSFEDILRARETLHNVSLITPVKTNVELDALASATVFLKCETAQRTGSFKFRGAYYATSEIAATGLDRTVATISSGNHGQGLALAASLLNLSAYVIVPKPYVPRKQQAIAQHGAHVIVVEDRAAAEQILHETLSQRKARQIHAFNDPQVIAGQGTIMLELLQQVSDLDVVLGPVGGGGLLSGLCIAAHHLNPRLLLYACEPLGAADAIESLRQNEVVPMTTPRTVADGLRTSLGSRTLPILHRHLTDVFLVSENEILDAMRFSQETLKLAIEPSSAVALAPLLRREPALVGRRVGVILTGGNVDLDSFWPSVTRA; encoded by the coding sequence ATGGGTGTTGAGGTCTCTTTCGAAGATATCCTGCGAGCAAGGGAAACGCTCCACAACGTTTCTCTCATCACACCAGTCAAGACAAATGTAGAACTTGATGCCTTGGCGTCCGCTACCGTCTTTCTGAAATGCGAGACGGCTCAACGGACAGGATCTTTCAAGTTTCGCGGAGCCTACTACGCAACGTCGGAAATAGCAGCAACGGGCCTTGACCGGACAGTGGCTACTATTTCCTCGGGAAATCACGGACAAGGCCTTGCTTTAGCAGCCTCGCTACTTAACCTTTCCGCATACGTGATTGTCCCGAAACCGTATGTACCGAGAAAGCAGCAGGCCATCGCTCAGCATGGCGCTCACGTGATCGTGGTCGAAGATCGTGCAGCCGCAGAGCAGATTCTTCATGAGACGCTTTCCCAGCGGAAGGCCCGGCAAATCCATGCATTCAATGATCCTCAGGTCATTGCAGGCCAAGGAACCATCATGCTGGAGCTACTTCAACAGGTCAGCGATCTGGATGTCGTGCTGGGACCAGTAGGAGGAGGAGGGCTCCTATCGGGTCTTTGCATAGCGGCCCACCATCTCAATCCACGCTTGTTGCTATATGCCTGCGAGCCGCTCGGAGCGGCAGATGCTATTGAATCGCTTCGTCAAAACGAGGTTGTGCCAATGACCACCCCCCGCACGGTAGCGGACGGTCTTCGGACGAGTCTTGGCAGTCGAACGCTCCCCATCTTGCACCGACATCTTACGGATGTGTTTCTGGTATCCGAAAATGAGATTCTGGATGCAATGAGGTTCTCACAGGAAACTCTCAAGCTAGCCATAGAGCCATCAAGCGCTGTGGCTTTAGCTCCCCTGCTTCGGCGGGAACCGGCACTCGTCGGCCGGCGCGTTGGAGTGATCCTGACTGGGGGGAATGTGGATCTGGATTCATTCTGGCCATCCGTCACCCGTGCATGA
- a CDS encoding class I SAM-dependent DNA methyltransferase: MSNGDLNWIANFIWGIADDILRDLYVRGKYRDVILPMTVLRRLDALLEPTKQAVLDMKKSLDKAKIVHQDQALRQAAGQAFYNTSKFTLRDLKARASQQQLKADFEAYLDGFSPNVLDILEKFEFRNQIPRLSKADVLGTLINKFLSPDINLSPNAVKNNDGSVKHPGLDNHAMGTIFEELVRRFNEENNEEAGEHWTPRDAVKLMAKLIFLPIASKIESGTYLLYDGACGTGGMLTVAEETLQQLATEHKKKVATHLYGQEINAETYAIAKADLLLKGEGDAADNIVGGPEFSTLSNDAFLSREFDFMLSNPPYGKSWKSDLERLGGKDGIKDPRFVIQHAGDAEYSLITRSSDGQMLFLANMLSKMKRRTKLGSRIAEVHNGSSLFTGDAGQGESNIRRWIIENDWLEAIVALPLNMFYNTGIATYIWVLTNRKPEHRKGKIQLIDATQWYKPLRKNLGKKNCELSEEEIQRTCQTFLDFKETEQSKIFPNAAFGYWKVTVERPLRLRVELDAKSLAVFRAACEEEEEAPVANLVERVAALLGPGPHLNFNAFIDEVEADADKHNIKLTASRKKLLKDRLAKRDEKAAEVISKIYKAGKTKPDPLRGLFETTIKGKPCLVEYEPDSDLRDTEQIPLLEEGGIETFLRREVLPHVPDAWYDAESVKTGYEISFTRYFYKPQALRTLEEIRADILALEKETEGLLGEIIGVKGK; this comes from the coding sequence ATGAGCAACGGGGATCTGAACTGGATAGCGAACTTCATTTGGGGGATCGCGGACGATATATTGCGTGACCTGTATGTGCGTGGCAAGTACAGGGACGTTATCCTGCCGATGACGGTTCTTCGCCGTCTTGATGCCTTGCTTGAGCCTACGAAGCAAGCCGTGCTCGACATGAAAAAGTCGCTAGACAAAGCAAAGATTGTCCATCAAGACCAGGCGCTCAGGCAGGCAGCGGGCCAAGCTTTCTATAATACCTCGAAGTTCACACTTCGCGACCTCAAGGCGCGAGCGAGTCAGCAGCAGCTCAAGGCCGACTTCGAGGCCTACCTGGATGGCTTTTCGCCGAATGTCCTAGATATCCTAGAAAAGTTCGAGTTTCGTAATCAGATTCCGCGTCTCTCCAAAGCCGATGTACTCGGCACACTGATCAATAAATTCCTCTCACCGGACATCAATCTCAGTCCCAATGCCGTCAAGAACAACGATGGTTCAGTCAAGCATCCAGGCCTCGACAATCACGCGATGGGGACAATTTTCGAGGAGCTGGTCCGGCGCTTTAACGAAGAGAATAATGAAGAGGCTGGGGAACACTGGACACCGCGCGACGCCGTGAAGCTCATGGCGAAGCTGATCTTCCTGCCGATCGCGAGCAAGATCGAATCGGGCACCTATCTGCTCTACGACGGCGCCTGCGGGACCGGTGGCATGTTGACGGTCGCGGAAGAGACGCTGCAACAACTGGCGACAGAGCACAAGAAGAAGGTTGCCACGCATCTCTACGGCCAGGAGATCAATGCCGAAACCTACGCCATCGCGAAGGCCGACCTATTGCTCAAGGGAGAAGGCGACGCGGCGGATAATATTGTCGGAGGGCCGGAGTTCTCTACGCTTTCCAATGATGCATTTCTCTCGCGGGAATTCGATTTCATGCTCTCCAACCCGCCCTATGGAAAGAGCTGGAAGAGCGATCTCGAACGGTTGGGCGGAAAGGACGGGATTAAGGACCCGCGCTTTGTCATTCAGCACGCGGGCGATGCTGAATATTCGCTCATTACCCGGTCGAGCGATGGCCAGATGTTGTTCCTGGCTAACATGCTCTCGAAGATGAAGCGAAGGACCAAGCTTGGAAGCCGGATCGCCGAGGTGCATAACGGGTCGTCGCTGTTCACCGGCGACGCCGGCCAGGGCGAGAGCAACATTCGCCGCTGGATCATCGAGAACGATTGGCTCGAAGCTATCGTCGCCCTGCCGCTGAACATGTTCTACAACACCGGCATCGCGACCTATATCTGGGTTTTGACGAATCGGAAGCCTGAACATCGCAAGGGCAAGATTCAGCTCATCGACGCGACGCAGTGGTATAAGCCGCTTCGTAAAAACCTCGGCAAAAAGAACTGCGAGTTGTCCGAGGAAGAGATCCAGCGGACCTGCCAAACCTTTCTAGATTTCAAGGAAACCGAGCAGTCGAAGATTTTCCCCAACGCGGCCTTCGGCTATTGGAAAGTGACGGTCGAACGGCCGCTGCGTCTCCGCGTCGAGCTGGATGCAAAGTCGCTCGCTGTGTTTCGAGCTGCCTGCGAGGAAGAGGAAGAAGCTCCTGTGGCGAACCTCGTGGAGCGTGTCGCCGCTTTGCTTGGCCCCGGCCCCCATCTGAATTTCAATGCCTTCATAGATGAGGTCGAGGCCGACGCGGACAAGCACAACATTAAGCTGACGGCGTCACGGAAGAAACTACTCAAGGACCGACTGGCGAAGCGAGATGAGAAAGCTGCCGAAGTTATCAGCAAGATCTATAAGGCAGGGAAGACAAAGCCCGATCCGCTGCGAGGACTGTTCGAGACAACGATCAAAGGCAAACCCTGTCTCGTGGAATACGAGCCTGATAGCGATCTTCGTGATACGGAGCAGATTCCGCTGCTGGAGGAGGGCGGCATCGAAACCTTTCTTCGCCGCGAAGTGCTTCCCCACGTGCCAGATGCCTGGTATGACGCGGAGAGCGTCAAGACCGGTTACGAGATCAGCTTCACCCGCTATTTCTACAAACCGCAGGCGCTTCGTACGCTGGAGGAGATTCGCGCCGACATCTTGGCCCTGGAGAAGGAGACCGAGGGGCTTCTGGGTGAAATCATTGGGGTAAAGGGCAAATGA
- a CDS encoding DUF4868 domain-containing protein, protein MSLSFDFQNVVITEFGIGQDDGAGQAFAFVSVDGNVQGALREMSQSTWTAMQKQATSPSKYEPSEKYSSSEHVYLPLADQLAARMHDLHTANNLPVDGHALGNPSEVFCYFARFTDGQQRRLTALRRATQFKGVLKSRLIHLVSDALKLVEDKVFKLDVDFDLLIDAHNLHILRPSGFEFVSELQQAVLAAVPTNIEAIKQDLKFVDFATIAEYAGQHPRAARYLASIRAQKETKQLDKGLLKKHCKRMGIEVKESKSKLGVDGDDVMRFLEVLDRRQFELELVKGKPERFKAGSRSRLRNSGGEA, encoded by the coding sequence ATGAGTCTGAGCTTCGACTTTCAGAATGTCGTTATCACCGAGTTCGGAATAGGACAGGATGATGGAGCCGGTCAGGCTTTTGCCTTTGTGTCCGTTGACGGAAATGTGCAGGGTGCTCTTCGTGAAATGTCTCAATCGACTTGGACTGCGATGCAGAAACAGGCCACGTCACCTAGTAAATATGAGCCTTCTGAAAAGTATTCAAGTTCCGAGCATGTGTATTTGCCTCTGGCTGATCAGCTCGCAGCACGCATGCATGATCTGCATACGGCCAATAATCTACCCGTGGATGGTCATGCGCTTGGGAACCCGTCCGAGGTATTTTGCTACTTTGCACGATTCACAGACGGGCAGCAGCGACGTCTCACTGCGCTGAGAAGGGCGACGCAATTTAAAGGCGTGCTTAAGAGTCGGCTGATCCATCTCGTAAGTGATGCGTTGAAACTCGTCGAGGACAAAGTCTTCAAGCTCGATGTCGATTTCGACTTGCTCATTGATGCCCACAATCTTCACATCCTTCGACCAAGCGGCTTCGAGTTTGTAAGTGAGCTCCAACAAGCAGTTCTTGCGGCGGTGCCCACGAACATTGAGGCAATCAAACAAGATTTAAAGTTCGTAGACTTTGCTACCATCGCAGAATACGCTGGCCAGCATCCGCGTGCAGCACGTTACTTGGCCTCTATTCGCGCCCAAAAGGAAACGAAGCAACTCGATAAAGGTTTGCTAAAGAAGCACTGTAAGAGAATGGGGATCGAGGTCAAAGAGTCTAAGAGCAAGCTAGGGGTCGATGGTGATGATGTCATGCGATTCCTTGAAGTCTTGGACCGCCGTCAATTTGAATTGGAGCTTGTGAAGGGCAAACCAGAACGATTTAAGGCCGGTAGTCGATCACGGCTGCGTAACAGTGGCGGAGAAGCTTAG
- a CDS encoding restriction endonuclease subunit S codes for MIADLKPYPAYKDSGVPWLGKVPEHWEVRRIKTLFREKDERSATGSGALLSLTRAKGIIPQAEASNRIASAEDLSKYKVCRPGDLVMNRMQAWSGMFALSTYTGVISPDYSIFGTIDKSDVKFFEHLFKTPAVVDQFAQRSKGIGSGFNRLYTPDFGAVPAVVPPLSEQVAIVGFLEHAERRIKRFILAKQKLIKLLEEQKQAIIYRAVTRGIDPNVRLKPSGVEWLGEVPEHWEVWQIGHFSRVGNGSTPSRGNSAYWSGGYYPWLNSAYANQESVTQSDQFVTDTALRECHLPIVPSGSVLVAITGQGKTRGKATVLRIEATINQHMAFITPKAKIASAEYVRLALHGSYAQLRSISDDSGSTKGAVTCADLKHFRLILPPPPEQNVILAAVENETCACSAAINRAHREIALLREYRTRLIADVVSGKLDVREAAAKLPEATDEPELLDDAEALAEGDEETGDVDLDAVTEEAEA; via the coding sequence GTGATCGCCGACCTCAAGCCTTATCCAGCCTATAAGGACTCCGGAGTGCCGTGGCTGGGGAAGGTGCCGGAGCATTGGGAGGTACGGCGAATCAAGACGCTATTCCGTGAAAAGGATGAGCGTAGCGCCACCGGTAGCGGCGCTCTACTTTCGTTGACCAGAGCGAAGGGAATCATTCCGCAAGCGGAGGCCTCGAACCGAATTGCGAGTGCCGAGGATCTATCGAAGTACAAGGTTTGCCGACCCGGCGATCTGGTGATGAATCGCATGCAGGCGTGGTCTGGAATGTTCGCGCTCTCGACTTACACGGGAGTGATAAGCCCTGATTACAGCATCTTTGGTACGATCGACAAATCTGACGTGAAGTTCTTTGAGCATCTCTTCAAGACCCCGGCTGTTGTGGATCAGTTCGCGCAGCGTTCGAAGGGCATCGGGAGTGGCTTTAACCGCCTGTACACACCAGACTTTGGGGCAGTGCCTGCAGTCGTCCCACCTCTTTCGGAACAAGTAGCCATCGTGGGCTTCCTCGAGCATGCCGAACGGCGTATCAAGCGCTTTATCCTTGCCAAGCAGAAACTGATCAAGCTCCTGGAGGAGCAGAAGCAGGCCATTATCTACCGGGCTGTTACCCGCGGGATCGATCCGAATGTCCGTCTCAAGCCTTCCGGCGTCGAATGGCTAGGGGAGGTACCGGAGCATTGGGAGGTATGGCAGATTGGTCATTTCTCTCGCGTTGGCAACGGGTCCACACCGTCACGCGGTAATTCAGCCTACTGGAGTGGCGGTTACTATCCGTGGCTCAATAGCGCATACGCGAACCAAGAGAGTGTCACGCAGTCGGATCAATTTGTCACCGACACTGCCTTGCGGGAATGCCATCTTCCCATTGTCCCGTCCGGAAGCGTGTTGGTGGCCATCACGGGACAGGGCAAGACTCGTGGGAAGGCGACGGTACTTCGTATTGAAGCTACCATCAATCAGCATATGGCTTTCATTACGCCGAAGGCTAAGATTGCATCTGCTGAATATGTACGGCTGGCCTTGCATGGCTCCTATGCGCAGCTCCGTTCAATCAGCGACGACTCCGGGAGCACAAAGGGTGCAGTGACTTGTGCTGATCTCAAGCACTTCAGATTGATTCTGCCGCCGCCTCCTGAACAAAACGTGATATTGGCAGCGGTAGAGAATGAAACTTGTGCGTGTAGCGCAGCCATCAACCGTGCGCATCGGGAGATTGCCCTCCTCCGCGAATACCGCACCCGCCTGATCGCTGATGTGGTCAGTGGGAAACTCGATGTGCGAGAAGCGGCGGCCAAGCTGCCGGAAGCAACTGATGAGCCTGAACTGCTCGATGACGCGGAGGCTCTGGCCGAGGGCGACGAGGAAACGGGAGACGTTGATCTCGATGCGGTGACCGAGGAGGCCGAGGCGTGA
- a CDS encoding ATP-binding protein, with amino-acid sequence MTTDRSNDYFVGLVRELRTLPRETEWVEFKVNNSNPVEIGEYISALANSAALLDKPRAYVLWGIEDGTRRVVGTTFEPATVKQGNEDLEHWLTRLLQPQIPFRFHTCEIDGARVVLLEIDSALHQPVRFSGEAYIRVGSYKKKLKDHPEKERVLWQRFTVTAFEDGMAAQRLTGENVLQLLAFPSYFDLLQVPLPSDQAGILAALAADGLVQRAEGGSWSITNLGAVLFAKDLSKFDGLRRKVVRIVQYAGKGRILTTKERSIVSGYAVGFELLIQSVIAVLPTNEVIEQALRKTVPMFPPLVVREVVANALIHQDFSITGAGPMIEVFDDRMEITNPGRPLVPTDRLLDQPPRSRNEKLASLMRRVGICEERGSGIDKVVFQIELFQLPAPLFEVPGESMRVVLFGHRVLKDMEKADRVRACYLHACLRYVTRQPMTNTSLRERFGIDERNAALASRLLNEAIEAGAILVRDPEAGTRNRTYLPFWAAVSTAKEEIA; translated from the coding sequence GTGACAACGGATCGTTCCAATGACTACTTCGTCGGCTTAGTGCGAGAGCTGCGCACGCTGCCTCGTGAAACCGAGTGGGTTGAGTTCAAGGTCAACAATTCGAACCCCGTTGAGATCGGCGAATACATCTCTGCGCTGGCGAACTCGGCTGCGCTGCTCGATAAGCCTCGGGCCTACGTTTTATGGGGCATCGAGGATGGCACAAGGAGAGTTGTGGGCACTACCTTTGAGCCCGCGACAGTCAAGCAGGGTAACGAAGATCTGGAACATTGGCTTACGCGCCTGCTGCAACCGCAGATTCCCTTCCGCTTTCACACCTGTGAGATCGATGGCGCTCGTGTCGTACTCCTGGAGATCGACAGCGCGCTGCATCAGCCTGTTCGGTTCAGTGGCGAGGCGTATATCCGGGTCGGCTCGTACAAGAAGAAGCTCAAGGACCATCCCGAGAAGGAGCGCGTCCTTTGGCAGCGCTTCACCGTCACCGCCTTTGAGGACGGCATGGCCGCGCAGCGATTGACAGGCGAGAATGTCCTTCAACTGCTGGCGTTTCCGTCGTATTTCGACCTCCTGCAGGTTCCGCTTCCGTCTGATCAGGCGGGCATTCTTGCTGCACTAGCAGCCGATGGGCTTGTTCAGCGGGCTGAGGGTGGCTCGTGGAGCATTACAAATCTTGGAGCAGTCCTGTTCGCCAAGGATCTGTCAAAATTCGATGGCCTTCGACGGAAGGTTGTGCGCATCGTTCAGTACGCCGGGAAGGGACGCATCCTCACAACGAAGGAGCGGTCGATTGTATCGGGCTATGCAGTGGGCTTTGAACTGCTTATTCAGAGTGTTATCGCGGTGCTTCCGACAAATGAGGTGATTGAGCAGGCGCTGCGCAAGACGGTACCAATGTTTCCGCCGCTTGTCGTGCGCGAAGTTGTCGCGAATGCCCTCATCCACCAAGACTTCTCGATCACGGGCGCGGGGCCGATGATCGAGGTGTTCGACGACCGCATGGAGATCACGAACCCTGGTCGGCCGTTAGTTCCAACCGATCGCCTGCTCGATCAGCCGCCGCGTTCGCGGAATGAGAAACTTGCATCGCTCATGCGAAGGGTCGGTATCTGTGAAGAGCGTGGCAGTGGCATCGACAAAGTTGTGTTCCAGATCGAGCTATTCCAACTTCCTGCACCGTTGTTTGAGGTACCGGGCGAGTCTATGCGCGTTGTACTCTTCGGCCATCGCGTGTTGAAGGATATGGAGAAGGCGGATCGTGTGCGCGCGTGCTACCTCCACGCCTGCTTGCGGTATGTGACTCGTCAGCCCATGACCAACACCTCGCTCCGGGAGCGCTTTGGGATTGACGAGAGGAACGCGGCACTGGCTTCCCGTCTACTCAACGAGGCCATTGAGGCCGGGGCGATTCTGGTACGGGATCCAGAGGCTGGAACGCGGAATCGAACCTATCTGCCGTTCTGGGCGGCAGTCTCCACAGCTAAGGAAGAGATTGCTTGA